A genomic segment from Alteribacillus bidgolensis encodes:
- the nikB gene encoding nickel ABC transporter permease produces MKAVSRRIISFLLFVWIFSTISFLLISLSPGDPATTILRAEDVSVTEEQLEQVREDLGLNDPVWKQYVQWLGSFLLLDWGESYVTQEPALEMLLQAFPATLYLSAGAFIVAMGTAIPIGVSAAVHRGTWVDSGARLLSVAGASVPNFLLGLFFIQVFAVQLGWLPSIGSGTWWHLVLPSFTLGIGMSSFYIRLIRSSFLEAMAEPSLAAVSIRGVSKRRTRWGYIFRAALVPVFSVLGVSISSLIGGTVVIEVVFGFPGVGSLIVDSITRRDIPVIQCYTILMVAGVTFIQLMSDGMLRLLGPSSHGGGSH; encoded by the coding sequence ATGAAAGCAGTAAGCCGGCGTATTATAAGTTTTCTCCTTTTTGTATGGATTTTTTCTACTATAAGTTTTTTACTGATTAGTTTATCGCCAGGAGATCCTGCCACTACGATTTTACGAGCAGAGGATGTGTCAGTCACAGAAGAACAGCTTGAGCAGGTAAGAGAAGACTTGGGGCTTAATGATCCAGTTTGGAAGCAATATGTCCAATGGCTGGGTAGTTTTTTGCTGCTGGATTGGGGAGAGTCATATGTAACACAAGAACCTGCACTCGAAATGCTTTTGCAAGCATTTCCGGCAACTCTTTATTTGAGTGCTGGGGCGTTCATAGTAGCAATGGGGACTGCTATTCCCATTGGAGTCAGCGCTGCTGTCCATCGCGGGACATGGGTAGATTCCGGAGCTAGGCTTTTATCGGTAGCAGGAGCATCGGTCCCCAATTTTTTACTCGGTCTTTTCTTCATTCAAGTGTTTGCTGTTCAGCTCGGGTGGCTGCCTTCTATAGGAAGCGGAACGTGGTGGCACCTCGTTCTTCCCTCTTTTACCCTTGGGATAGGAATGTCTTCCTTTTACATCAGGCTGATTCGGTCCAGCTTTTTAGAAGCGATGGCTGAACCTTCTCTTGCCGCTGTATCAATAAGAGGTGTTTCAAAAAGACGCACCAGATGGGGATACATTTTTCGAGCGGCGCTGGTACCTGTGTTTTCTGTCCTTGGCGTAAGTATTAGCAGTTTAATTGGAGGGACGGTCGTGATTGAAGTAGTGTTTGGATTTCCTGGAGTAGGATCTCTGATCGTAGATTCCATTACCCGCCGTGATATTCCCGTTATTCAATGCTATACCATACTAATGGTGGCCGGTGTGACGTTTATTCAACTAATGAGTGATGGTATGCTTCGTCTTCTTGGACCAAGCAGTCACGGGGGAGGAAGCCATTGA